From Pontibacillus halophilus JSM 076056 = DSM 19796, one genomic window encodes:
- a CDS encoding DUF4944 domain-containing protein yields MKRTTSISLIGVIILGLIIYASLFKTPTWEGISQSGEWKVAITEDEQSKGTYFGQLYYNGDVERDRLELIRLDYKVDGQSVEGKYLKEQIDVVVQDTLQFAEFDERPQSDSTVQLSLDWKDGQELKQETILLKEQ; encoded by the coding sequence GTGAAACGCACAACAAGCATTAGCCTCATCGGTGTCATTATTCTTGGATTAATCATCTATGCGTCTTTATTTAAGACTCCTACTTGGGAAGGGATTAGCCAAAGTGGGGAATGGAAAGTCGCGATTACAGAGGATGAACAATCTAAAGGTACGTACTTTGGGCAGCTTTATTATAATGGGGATGTAGAGAGGGATCGTCTCGAACTCATACGATTAGATTATAAAGTAGATGGCCAATCCGTTGAAGGAAAGTATTTAAAGGAACAAATTGACGTGGTCGTACAGGATACACTTCAATTTGCTGAATTTGACGAACGCCCACAATCCGATTCAACTGTCCAACTGTCGCTAGATTGGAAAGATGGACAAGAGTTGAAACAAGAAACAATCCTATTAAAGGAACAATAA
- the map gene encoding type I methionyl aminopeptidase: MNKEKQIKNVYKAGELVASCHEQLRDRIVPGVSTLELDSFVENYLRTHGATPEQKGYRDYPYATCASVNDEICHGFPRRTPLKDGDLVTIDFVANYQGGLADSAWSYLVGAPHERAVNLLHATKHALDIGIQQAVVGNRVGDIGAAIQRYAESAHFSVVRQFVGHGIGKTIHEPPNIPHYGQKGTGEVLREGMFITIEPMLTDGNWFAVKDDNGWTARTLDESWAAQFEHTIHITKDGPVIVTEQSE; the protein is encoded by the coding sequence TAAGAGACCGGATTGTACCTGGAGTGTCGACACTTGAATTGGATTCATTCGTAGAGAACTATCTACGAACGCATGGCGCGACTCCAGAACAAAAAGGGTATCGGGATTATCCTTATGCAACATGTGCCTCTGTGAACGACGAGATCTGTCATGGCTTTCCTCGTCGTACACCGTTAAAGGATGGCGATCTAGTTACTATTGATTTCGTTGCCAATTATCAAGGTGGGTTAGCTGATTCTGCTTGGAGTTATCTGGTGGGGGCCCCTCATGAGCGTGCAGTGAACTTGCTCCATGCGACTAAGCACGCGCTTGACATTGGTATTCAACAAGCGGTCGTAGGCAATCGCGTCGGAGATATAGGCGCAGCCATACAACGTTATGCAGAATCAGCTCACTTTAGTGTTGTACGTCAATTCGTAGGGCATGGGATTGGCAAGACAATCCATGAACCACCTAATATTCCTCATTACGGACAGAAAGGAACAGGGGAAGTGCTTAGGGAAGGGATGTTTATTACTATTGAGCCGATGCTGACGGATGGGAATTGGTTTGCAGTGAAGGATGACAATGGCTGGACCGCAAGGACGCTAGATGAGTCTTGGGCAGCGCAATTTGAACATACGATCCATATCACGAAGGATGGCCCGGTTATTGTGACTGAACAAAGTGAATAG